GCTGTTTTACAAGATTAAGTGCTCTGCTGTCCTCTTACTGGATGTGTTTGTAGTACAtgtttgcattttaaaattgaCTGGTATAGGACTGAGGCAAGCACAAATGTGACTTGTGATATCGGTCCTTAAACTCTTGTTAAGGGGCTCCCTAGTTCTCTGGAAAATTTTGAGTTCCATTGCAGTTGTTTTTACATTCTGaagtaaatttgattttggtttgttAGGTTGTGTGAcaattttgttctttgttcccttttttgcaattttatatCGTTAGAACTTTTATTGTGTTTCACTCTTTGGGAACAGATTATGCTATTTAGTCTTTGGTTGTTCTTACATGTTTGAAGATCATTTCAGCTTTAGatattttgatttgagttgcTCTAGGATATACTGAATATGTACTCGACCGACTAAGGATCATAAGGATATTGACTTTGGTGCCTTTTCAGGTCGCCTATTGTTATTTTATCAGGTTTGAATCTTTCAATTGAATGAACTGAGGATATAGATCAGATTGTCAATGATGATGAAACTTGTAAATGGCTGAATAGTATACAAGCTTCCAAAGAACGTGCTCTAATGCATAACAACATCTCCTTAAATGTTGGAAAAATGAGGACTTTAGGCTCTTGCAGACAGCTACATTCTGTGTAGCTTGGAGATTTAATGCATTTAACAGTGGCTAAGTGCTCATAAATACCAATCCAGCCGCATGATTCTTAATATTTTTGTGCAAGTGGTGCAACTTCTATGTTTAGAAGGTTTTTGTGGCAGGGAACAAAGTCTGTCTCGCTTTTCCCCTTATTTGGATATGGCAGATTCTTTTTGATCACTCTtatctcttttgtttcactATATGTTGAACCAAGAATGTAGCCATATCAGGTCTTTCAAGGATTCAGACTTGCCTGATTTCTGATTAACAGATAACTGCTACCAGTCTTGGATGCCGTTGTTATATCACTTGTGTTCCATTAATGCGTTAGTGTTGTTCATTAGGTGTTAACTTGCAATTAATTTAATCTGCTTCTATGTGTGGAATTTTGGCTATGTTCCTTTTTTGTACTTGGCATACCCAATGGGTCATAGAAACATAAGACCTTTTGTACACTTTAGATGCCTGATGACAAAAGATTCTCAATAAATCTGACTAGATTCTTTTGTCTGAGGTTTAACCAACGATGGTGAGCAGCATCTTAATTTTCTTGTGCTTGGACTGTTCGATCTTGACAGAAGTCACCATTGTAAGGTTGTCCCAGTATTGTAATTCTTGGATTGTGATTCATGAAATACTGCTTGAGGTTCAATGGCTTGGATGAGCATATGCATGAGGTGGCATATTAAGAAGTTCATCTTCTTCTACTTACTGGTTCTGAGTGCTTCCCCAAATAATGGAGGGGTAATGCACAAACCAATGGGTTTGTGCTTTTATTTAAGTTCCAAGGAGAAGCACAGTGACCAATGTTATTCTGCTGTTGACCACTGAGACCTGTTCATGCTGTACTTGGTTCTCAAATCCTATAACTAATTTCTTGTTAAACATTGTTTATTCGTTTTTAAAGACCTTTGAGGTGTTCCATGTAAACTTTTTTGAAGTATCTGATGCATAATAGATGGAAGCTTATAGTTGATCTTGGCTGTTCtaaccttctttttttaaaaaatcatgcTGTAATTCCTATGCTCATAGCATTTGTACAAGAGAATTTTTGGTAATCTAGTAGAATCAAGTAAAACCTTTAATTTCCAGGATGTTGTTTCGTCAAATATGCAACCTTAGAGGAGGCCGACAGAGCCATCAGAGCTTTGCATAATCAAGTTACTTTGCCTGGGGTAGGTGTTCTTTCCTTGTCTTGATTCATCtttctttgtttatttctttttttttaatggattaTAACTTGAGTATTAATCTGGTTTCATCAGGGAATCGGCCCTATTCAAGTTAGGTATGCTGACGGCGAACGGGAACGCCATGGTAAGAATTTAGTATTGTTGAACTACATTTATAACGAGTTCCTCTCCGTCTGACGCCTTATGAGACATGGccttttttcttgttctttgaATTTACATATTTGCTTCCATTACTTGTTGAGTTcttatttataaatttctatCTCTAGGTTCAGTTGAACACAAACTCTTTGTCGCGTCGCTCAATAAGCACGCATCTGCAAAAGAGATTGAGGAGGCAAGTATTCTTTAACACGGCTTCTCCTTTAAGAAGTTCTTTCTGTGGTTGGAATGGGTTTTCTGCATGCACTGTGCTATCTTTTCTTTGTATTTCTATCTTTTACAAAGACTTGAATGCTGTTTTTGTGTTATGCgttttgcagatttttgcacCATATGGTCATGTTGAAGATGTCTATATTATGAGAGATGCTATGAGACAAAGCCGAGGTCTGTCCTTTGACATATACAAAATGGTTTGATGAAACCTTTTCTTTCCATATATCCTTGTTACTGTTCTTAATTCTTATTTCAATGGAACATGAAGGATGTGGATTTGTGAAGTTCTCAACAAGAGAGATGGCAGCAGCAGCTATGAACGCACTTAATGGAACTTACATTATGAGGGTAAATTTGCTTTGAATTAGATAATGCATTATTTGCTACGGTTGTAAATGATATCATTTCTATTGTTCTAATATTAGGGATGCGATCAGCCTTTAATTGTACGGTTTGCTGATCCTAAGAGGCCTAGACCTGGAGAGCAAAGGTAAGCTTATTTAGATCTGTATCTGTTGGTTTTGCTTATTTTAGTTGCCGACTTAGCTGGCTATAATAGTTTGTCTATTTTTAGAAACTTAgcctctgatttttttttttcccctttgtaCTTCAAGCCTAAAGTttatttcattctttaatttgtGATGTTTATAGGGGCGGTCCTACATTTGGGGGTCCTGGGTTCAGTCCTCGATCAGAAGCCGCATTAGTTATTAGGTCTGTTTTCCTCCTTTAAAGCAAGCTATGATGAAGAAATTCACCGTGTAAATGGGTGACTGCAGATGATAAGAGCTATTTCATGATAATATTCTTAAATGTCATTCATGATAATATGCTTAAATGCCTAACTTTTAATATCTCATTCTTCAGTATGCAAGGGTTTATAATTTTATGCACGCCATTCTACCTTTACTCGTAAACTTTATAATGTTTGAGGAACTTTGTAAGGCCACCTTTCGTTAACAAGAAAACTGCCACACTCACATGAAATGATGTTGCTTGGGAATGCATTGCATTTGTTTACTTTGTTAGATACTTATTTGGTTCATGTAAATAGAATTAGATATCCTTTCATTTGGATACTACCCAAAAACTTTGTTCTCAGTTTCTAACTGATAGATGTACTAGTATCATACTCTCTTTGCATTATTTTGTAGAACAATCCTATTTTTCTTGTGCTTATTTTTAGTCTGTTTTTATGGTTGACTTTTGAATtgctctattttatttttattaggcCAACAGCCAACCTTGACGAGCCTAGGGGTGGTGGACGCATGCCACCTGACTCTTGGCGTCCGTTGAGCCCGCAGTCACTTGGACCTTCTTCTCAACTTAATAATAGTGGATCCAACAGTCATGCGACTGCAAAAGGTGGTCCTGCCACGACATCATCAGATAATTCTGTATGCATCGAAACAATTGTCCATTAAGTTTTACCATGTTATATGATACCAATCTTTCTTATTACTGccttcttttgtttattttttcacGTTGTGATTAATATAGGCTGGTGTCTTTGGACCCTCTGGTTTTCCTGCCAATGGATCCCTACCAAGTCACTCTGCTGCACCATCTTTCCCGCAATTGGTACTTAAGTCTtgtctcatttctctctctctctctctatatatatatatatatatatatataattgagctcctatgcttttaaaattacctaagtcattggtgcttgtaggtttttggtctttggatgaagggatgtactgttaggatgatagtagtcccctagggttgagtaggtggttggtggaatagcataatctaaggAGTGAAATtagtcaaaggggtagatctaacgatgagaaacttaaaagcaccaattgcttcgtgcttttaaaagcactatacccgtgtatatatatatatatatatatatatatgctagggctaatatactcttatgagtaaaaacccttttgtactcataaattttcggccgttggatgaaggaatgtgtggttaggatgatagcggtcccctagggttgagtgggttgttggttgaatagtctGATCTAACGGgcggaaatgatcaaaggggtaaatctaacgatcgaaaacttatgagtacaaagaggtctatactcataagagtatagtagccggactctctctctctctctctctctctctctctctatatatatatatatatatatatatagtggataCTAGCAAGTTGTTGATGGCCTGTTTGGCTTGGTTGGAGCTTATGCAGAAGTGTTGTTTGAGTTTAGCTATTTGAAGAATCACTAGAGGCTTTTTCGTTGAAATCTCCTGAACATCTTTATAAAATCACAAAAGATCCAGAATAAAACCTTATTTTAGCTTTACATTGAAGATTTTGCTTCTGGGGACTAAAACCTTATTTTAACTTTCCATCGCAAAAGATGCAGAATCTTTTCTTTATAAAATTGCCTGATTTCTGGAAGCTTCTGCTGCTCAAGTCGAGAAGTTGTCCAGAAGCCTGGCCAAACAGTCAATTTGCAGTGTGAATTCGCTTGTATTCTTGCATTTCACAGGGCTTTAATCCTACTATGGGACAAGTCCGTCCTATGATTGGCCAGCAAATATCGCCATTGCAGAAGCCATTTATGTCCCCCCAGAACTTTCCACACCCTCTTCAGTTCCACAATGCTCAGCAAATGCCAGCGATGCTCTCACAGGCACAAAATCTCCAGGAACCAATGCAACAACTCCAGCTTCAAAACCCTCAATCTATTGGCGTATCCTCTTTCGGTCAAACCCTAACCCCACAACAGTTACCCCTCGGGGGACAATTTCCTGCTTCACAGCCTTTGATCCAACAGAACCCCTCGGCTGGTGCTATGCAAAATCCCTTAGCCGTACAACAACAGCAAGCCATGCCTGGTGTGCCTAGTCAGCAACAGTTTCCTCCTAACATCACACCGCAGCTGCTTCAGCAGCAGCCTATGCAGCAATTGCCTTCGCAGCTACCGCAGGTGCTTCTGCAGCAGCAGGCTCAAGCTCTGCAATCGAGTTATCAATCTTCACAGCAAGCAATTTTGCAGCTGCAACAGCAACTGCAACtaatgcagcagcagcagagtcTAAATCAGCAACAAGTTGCTCAGGCTGCTGCCAAACAACAGGTAATGCATACTCGAAAAGGTTTGTTTTAcaatttgttttgtttgttGGAGGATTTTTCAGTTCAATGTCTTTGTGGGTAGTTTCTGTTATCGAAATTTCTTGGGCTATTTGGATAGCTAGTCCTTGAAATTTGACTCGAAATTCAATTTTGTCCTCACATTTTTCAATTAACAACTCTGAAAGGTTGTCACTGTTTTAGTTTCATCCTTGGGGTTTCAATTTCGTCCCTGAAGTTTGATCTTCATTTCAATTTCATCCCCTAAGTTCTGATTTTGATGAAGGAAAAATCTAATGATGGTGCTGACATGGCACTTTTTAAGATTCTAGACTACCTGAATGACTTAATTGTTATTTAGAACAAactttagggactaaattgttaCAATTCAAGCTATGAGGGATGAGATTAAAATCCAAGtcaaagtttagggactaaatttgttttttaaactcAATTTTCGATTGATCTTTTATCTTTAGCAATGTTACTGATACATCCCATAGCGgggtgtatatcttacaccNACCAATCTTTCTTATTACTGCcttcttttgtttactttttcaCGTTGTGATTAATATAGGCTGGTGTCTTTGGACCCTCTGGTTTTCCTGCCAATGGATCCCTACCAAGTCACTCTGCTGCACCATCTTTCCCGCAATTGGTACTTAAGTCTtgtctcatttctctctctctctctctctctctctctctctctctctatatatatatatatatataaaattgagctcctacgCTTTTAAAATTAcctaagtcattggtgcttgtaggttttcggtctttggatgaagggatgtactgttaggatgatagtagtcccctagggttgagtgggtggttggtggaatagcataatctaaggAGTGAAATtagtcaaaggggtagatctaacgatgagaaacttaaaagcaccaattgcttcgtgcttttaaaagcactatacccgtatatatatatatatatatatatatatatatatgctagggctaatatactcttatgagtaaaaacccttttgtactcataaattttcggccgttggatgaaggaatgtgtggttaggatgatagtggtcccctacggttgagtgggttgttggttgaatagtctGATCTAACGGgcggaaatgatcaaaggggtagatctaacgatcgaaaacttatgagtacaaaggggtctatactcataagagtatagtagccggactctctctctctctctctctctctctctctctctctctctctctctatatatatagatNNNNNNNNNNNNNNNNNNNNNNNNNNNNNNNNNNNNNNNNNNNNNNNNNNNNNNNNNNNNNNNNNNNNNNNNNNNNNNNNNNNNNNNNNNNNNNNNNNNNNNNN
This window of the Ananas comosus cultivar F153 linkage group 19, ASM154086v1, whole genome shotgun sequence genome carries:
- the LOC109724720 gene encoding flowering time control protein FCA (The sequence of the model RefSeq protein was modified relative to this genomic sequence to represent the inferred CDS: added 259 bases not found in genome assembly); the encoded protein is MDRHRGDRAGDGPRHSKAPSRWSSSGSPTNQSHRYPRGGGGGGGNGGGVGEGFSSSGPGGGGGGGRYHPYRGPQEYPPPGGGGGRFRGGGGGGGGPGASPGGFGAPPMQMPGARHGFSGRGGSPDHNDGSHFVKLFIGSVPRTATEEEIRPLFEEHGDVIEVALIKDKKTGQQQGCCFVKYATLEEADRAIRALHNQVTLPGGIGPIQVRYADGERERHGSVEHKLFVASLNKHASAKEIEEIFAPYGHVEDVYIMRDAMRQSRGCGFVKFSTREMAAAAMNALNGTYIMRGCDQPLIVRFADPKRPRPGEQRGGPTFGGPGFSPRSEAALVIRPTANLDEPRGGGRMPPDSWRPLSPQSLGPSSQLNNSGSNSHATAKGGPATTSSDNSAGVFGPSGFPANGSLPSHSAAPSFPQLGFNPTMGQVRPMIGQQISPLQKPFMSPQNFPHPLQFHNAQQMPAMLSQAQNLQEPMQQLQLQNPQSIGVSSFGQTLTPQQLPLGGQFPASQPLIQQNPSAGAMQNPLAVQQQQAMPGVPSQQQFPPNITPQLLQQQPMQQLPSQLPQVLLQQQAQALQSSYQSSQQAILQLQQQLQLMQQQQSLNQQQVAQAAAKQQSAWSGPPAASTAPASVPAAVMPTVTSATSALPVNAAPAVPLTCNWTEHTSPEGFKYYYNSITRESKWEKPEEFALFEQQQQQQKMLLLQQQQKLAVQQLQSPPHAQAHAQVQPNQQIPQTQQAQPMQMRQQPQLQLVQPSIMHQAAVAGQQNIQDPNYAQLQAANSSIDPTRVQQGLQSAQEWAWKNKPAGS